In one window of Tellurirhabdus rosea DNA:
- a CDS encoding glycoside hydrolase family 5 protein: MHRRSFLKNTGLAAATVAAAGSSALALPELKKKNKIPQWKGFNLLDFFSPSPTGGRRGTTEEHLKWISDWGFDFVRLPMAYPHYLKFDRSRNIKPEEVYQIDEQAVDRIDALVDLAHKHNLHVSLNLHRAPGYCVNAGFYEPYNLWTDQAALDAFTFHWNMWAKRYKNVSSKKISFDLVNEPSMRADMNDQHSKRSSVPGEAYRRVAIAASEAIRKENKKHLIIADGNDTGSSVIPEIADLDIAQSCRGYNPGIISHYKAPWAMKDPDNLPEPKWPGQVGNQYLSREMLEKFYKPWIELVEKGVGVHCGECGCWNKTPHPVFLAWFGDVLDILSSNGIGFALWEFSGDFGVLNSKRADVAYEDWYGQKLDRKLLELMQKA, from the coding sequence ATGCACCGTCGTTCATTTCTCAAAAATACCGGGCTCGCCGCCGCTACCGTTGCCGCGGCCGGGTCCTCGGCGCTGGCTTTGCCGGAACTGAAAAAGAAGAATAAAATTCCGCAGTGGAAAGGTTTTAACCTGCTCGATTTCTTTTCGCCCAGCCCGACCGGCGGGCGGCGGGGCACCACTGAAGAACACCTGAAATGGATCAGTGACTGGGGGTTCGACTTTGTCCGCCTGCCGATGGCGTACCCGCACTATCTCAAGTTCGACCGGAGCCGGAATATCAAGCCGGAAGAAGTGTATCAGATTGACGAACAGGCCGTAGACCGCATCGACGCCCTCGTGGACCTGGCTCACAAACACAACCTGCACGTCAGCCTGAACCTGCACCGTGCGCCGGGCTACTGCGTGAATGCGGGCTTTTACGAACCGTACAACCTCTGGACCGACCAGGCGGCCCTCGACGCTTTCACGTTCCACTGGAACATGTGGGCGAAGCGCTACAAAAACGTTTCGTCCAAAAAAATCAGCTTCGATCTGGTCAACGAGCCGAGCATGCGGGCCGACATGAACGACCAGCATTCCAAACGCAGTTCGGTGCCGGGCGAGGCGTATCGCCGGGTGGCCATCGCCGCTTCGGAGGCCATTCGAAAGGAAAATAAAAAACACCTGATCATCGCCGACGGCAACGACACCGGCTCCTCGGTCATTCCTGAAATCGCCGATCTGGACATTGCCCAGAGCTGCCGGGGCTACAATCCGGGTATTATTTCGCACTACAAAGCGCCCTGGGCCATGAAAGACCCCGACAACCTGCCCGAACCGAAATGGCCCGGACAGGTCGGCAACCAGTACCTCAGCCGCGAAATGCTCGAAAAATTCTACAAACCGTGGATCGAACTGGTCGAAAAAGGCGTGGGCGTCCACTGCGGCGAATGCGGCTGCTGGAACAAAACCCCGCATCCGGTGTTTCTGGCCTGGTTCGGCGACGTGCTGGACATTCTGTCGTCCAACGGCATTGGCTTTGCACTCTGGGAGTTCAGCGGCGACTTCGGCGTCCTCAACTCCAAACGGGCCGACGTGGCGTACGAGGACTGGTACGGCCAGAAACTCGACCGGAAGCTGCTCGAACTGATGCAGAAAGCCTAA
- a CDS encoding DUF5690 family protein: MPSPRFLRHPVLFVLFGATASFCTYACMNAFRRGITATAFEGLVFAGVNYKIWLVTAQVLGYATSKGLGIRFVSELTPARRAATLIGLMIVALLALLGFALVPAPWNIPLLFLNGMPLGMVYGIMLGFLEGRRQTDALVAGLTASFIFAAGLVKTVGLTIRDSWGVSEFWVPFVTGSLFVLPLLVSVYGLTLLPPPTDEDRALRTERRPMNADERRTFIATFRPGLVLLIVSYVLLSAFRDFRDNFGPEIVRATGLTNPAVFTQTETLIALGTLVMMGSMQVVKDNFRAFRYLNGLMLLAGALVGLSTWAYQQGLLSPGVWYTLVGMGIYMAYVPCNGLYFERLVASFRYVSTVGFMVTLADWYGYLGSVAVLLYKNFGQPNISYLSFFIYAAYGMAALYVVLVAFSFRYFRKKYRLYREEAVAAT, encoded by the coding sequence ATGCCATCCCCGCGTTTTCTCCGTCATCCCGTCCTGTTTGTCCTCTTCGGGGCGACGGCCTCGTTTTGTACCTACGCCTGCATGAACGCCTTCCGCCGGGGCATTACAGCGACGGCCTTTGAAGGGCTCGTTTTTGCGGGAGTCAACTACAAAATCTGGCTGGTGACGGCGCAGGTGCTGGGCTACGCCACCTCGAAGGGCCTCGGCATCCGCTTTGTCTCCGAACTGACGCCCGCCCGCCGGGCTGCCACGCTGATCGGGCTGATGATCGTCGCCCTGCTGGCGCTGCTGGGCTTCGCGCTGGTGCCCGCTCCCTGGAACATTCCGCTTCTGTTTCTGAACGGCATGCCGCTGGGCATGGTCTATGGCATCATGCTGGGCTTTCTGGAAGGCCGACGGCAGACCGACGCGCTGGTGGCGGGCCTGACCGCCTCGTTCATCTTCGCCGCCGGGCTGGTCAAAACCGTTGGGCTGACCATCCGCGATTCGTGGGGCGTTTCCGAATTCTGGGTCCCCTTCGTAACCGGCTCGCTGTTTGTGCTGCCGCTGCTGGTGTCGGTCTACGGGCTGACCCTGCTGCCGCCGCCCACCGACGAAGACCGCGCCCTGCGCACCGAACGCCGCCCGATGAACGCGGACGAGCGACGGACGTTCATCGCGACGTTCCGGCCCGGTCTGGTACTGCTGATCGTGTCGTACGTCCTGCTTTCGGCCTTTCGTGATTTCCGCGACAATTTCGGCCCCGAAATCGTGCGGGCGACCGGACTGACCAATCCGGCCGTATTCACCCAGACCGAGACGCTGATTGCGCTGGGAACGCTGGTCATGATGGGGTCGATGCAGGTGGTCAAAGACAATTTTCGGGCGTTTCGTTACCTCAACGGCCTGATGCTGCTGGCCGGGGCGCTGGTGGGCCTCAGTACGTGGGCGTACCAGCAGGGTCTGCTGTCGCCGGGCGTCTGGTACACGCTGGTGGGCATGGGGATTTACATGGCCTATGTGCCCTGCAACGGGCTTTATTTCGAGCGGCTGGTGGCTTCGTTCCGGTACGTCAGTACGGTGGGCTTCATGGTGACGCTGGCCGACTGGTACGGCTACCTGGGCAGCGTGGCCGTGCTGCTGTACAAGAATTTCGGGCAGCCGAATATCAGTTATCTGTCCTTCTTCATCTACGCCGCTTACGGGATGGCGGCGCTTTATGTGGTGCTGGTGGCGTTTTCCTTCCGGTATTTTCGAAAAAAATACCGGCTTTACCGGGAAGAGGCCGTCGCGGCGACTTAG
- a CDS encoding phosphoesterase has product MLLPFAAYSQKTVQTLQVPGRARYAQIDTAAASVLPSGRFVTPAGKTVRISHDPFGLAIAPDGKTAITLHDAAITVLDLGGAAAPLRLPPYNSKEKSPVDGGAFLGVAFSTDGKTAYLSNGDKGKVVVFDVQKREKTGEISLDGPLGGVTYGESFTSDLLVNPAQNELLVLDRANFRLVRIDLATRQLKSSVSIGRQPFGIALSPDRKLAFVAHVGLYEYPLVPGVTPTNKDTMMLKFPAYGAHTKESREGVEVEGRRIPGLGDPLDDEAMSVWTIDLATNRVLAKHKTGVQIGEMIEEAEVVGGASPNSVAVGSRFAYVTNATNDNISIIDYRTHQIVGTISLKIDPRLDRYRGLMPFGLTLSNDQKTLYVALLAFNAVAVVDVPTRRVRGLIPTGWGPTRVALSRDNRTLYVASARGYGAGPNGGKGFVKPPQGTYIGDIQLGTFQTIPVPDAAALARYTKQVLANTYQPVLVKDDGKNPLPPLPRLRKSPIKHIVYITKENRTYDEVFGQLTGGKGDPTLARFGEKVTVTTKTDTLRAADIMPNHLRIARQFAFSDNFYCDSDASVHGHHWMVGTIPNEWVEANAASPATFDAFSKVPGRRMPRTIGAIDPEDYNETGGLWENLERNKISFYNFGEANEYAGASEEYHNTPFGTAHPVSFPMPKALFPHTSRNYAGYNTSVPDQFRMDQFEKEFTDKWLNGKGVMPPLLTVAIPNDHGAGARPDFGYPYLHSYMADNDLAVGRILHFLSRTPYWKNMLVIITEDDPQGGVDHIDAHRSVLMLAGPYVKRGYVSGTHANFGSILKMLYNLLNLPYVNQYDVTASLLQDFFTDKPNLTPYTAVLPDPRVFNPQKALDIYKKTFDWKAIQQGPKLDDPDEQRAEHYRQQEN; this is encoded by the coding sequence TTGCTGCTCCCATTCGCGGCTTATTCCCAGAAAACCGTCCAAACGCTTCAGGTGCCGGGCCGCGCCCGGTACGCCCAAATCGACACCGCGGCGGCCTCGGTCCTGCCCAGCGGCCGGTTTGTGACGCCGGCGGGCAAAACGGTCCGCATTTCCCACGACCCGTTCGGGCTGGCCATCGCCCCGGACGGAAAAACGGCCATTACCCTGCACGACGCCGCCATCACGGTGCTCGACCTCGGCGGGGCCGCGGCCCCGCTGCGCCTGCCGCCTTACAACAGCAAGGAAAAATCGCCGGTCGACGGGGGCGCTTTTCTCGGCGTCGCTTTTTCAACGGACGGAAAAACCGCTTACCTCAGCAACGGCGACAAAGGGAAAGTGGTCGTTTTTGATGTCCAGAAGCGGGAGAAAACGGGCGAAATCAGTCTGGACGGGCCGTTGGGCGGCGTAACCTACGGCGAAAGCTTCACCTCCGACCTGCTCGTCAACCCGGCGCAGAATGAACTGCTGGTGCTGGACCGCGCCAACTTCCGGCTCGTGCGCATCGATCTGGCCACCCGGCAGCTCAAATCGTCGGTCAGCATCGGGCGGCAGCCGTTCGGCATCGCCCTGAGCCCGGACCGGAAACTGGCGTTTGTGGCGCATGTCGGGCTGTACGAATATCCGCTGGTGCCGGGCGTGACGCCGACCAACAAGGACACAATGATGCTCAAATTTCCGGCCTACGGCGCGCACACCAAAGAGTCGCGCGAGGGCGTGGAGGTGGAAGGCCGCCGCATTCCCGGCCTGGGCGACCCGCTCGACGACGAAGCGATGAGCGTCTGGACCATCGATCTGGCGACAAACCGGGTGCTGGCCAAACACAAAACCGGCGTGCAGATCGGCGAAATGATCGAAGAGGCGGAGGTCGTCGGCGGGGCCAGCCCGAACTCGGTGGCCGTCGGCAGCCGCTTCGCTTACGTCACTAACGCCACCAACGACAACATTTCCATCATTGACTACCGGACGCACCAGATCGTCGGCACCATTTCCCTGAAAATTGACCCGCGCCTCGACCGTTACCGGGGCCTGATGCCGTTCGGCCTGACCCTGAGCAACGACCAGAAAACGCTCTACGTGGCCCTGCTGGCCTTCAATGCCGTGGCGGTGGTGGACGTGCCGACGCGCCGGGTCCGCGGCCTGATTCCGACCGGCTGGGGGCCGACCCGCGTGGCCCTTTCCCGCGACAACCGAACGCTGTACGTGGCCTCCGCCCGCGGCTACGGGGCCGGACCGAACGGCGGGAAAGGCTTCGTGAAACCGCCGCAGGGAACTTACATCGGCGACATTCAGCTCGGCACGTTCCAGACGATTCCGGTGCCGGACGCCGCCGCGCTGGCCCGCTACACCAAACAGGTGCTGGCGAATACCTACCAGCCCGTGCTGGTCAAAGACGACGGGAAGAACCCGCTGCCGCCCCTGCCCCGCCTGCGGAAATCCCCCATCAAACACATTGTTTACATTACAAAGGAAAACCGGACGTACGACGAGGTTTTTGGCCAGTTGACCGGCGGAAAAGGCGACCCCACGCTGGCCCGTTTCGGCGAAAAAGTGACCGTAACGACCAAAACCGACACGCTCCGGGCAGCCGACATCATGCCCAACCACCTGCGCATTGCCCGGCAGTTTGCGTTTTCCGACAATTTCTACTGCGATTCGGACGCCTCGGTGCACGGGCATCACTGGATGGTCGGGACGATTCCGAACGAATGGGTGGAGGCCAACGCCGCGTCGCCCGCTACGTTCGACGCTTTCTCGAAAGTGCCCGGCCGCCGCATGCCGCGCACCATCGGCGCCATCGACCCCGAGGATTACAACGAAACGGGCGGTTTATGGGAAAATCTGGAACGGAACAAGATTTCATTTTACAACTTCGGCGAAGCCAACGAATACGCCGGGGCGTCGGAGGAGTACCACAACACGCCCTTCGGAACGGCCCATCCGGTGTCGTTTCCGATGCCTAAAGCGCTTTTTCCGCACACGTCCCGCAACTATGCCGGCTACAATACCAGCGTGCCGGACCAGTTTCGGATGGACCAGTTTGAGAAAGAATTCACGGACAAATGGCTGAACGGCAAAGGTGTTATGCCGCCGCTGCTGACCGTCGCCATTCCCAACGACCACGGCGCGGGTGCCCGGCCGGATTTTGGCTATCCGTACCTGCATTCCTACATGGCCGACAACGATCTGGCCGTGGGCCGCATTCTGCATTTTCTGTCGCGGACGCCATACTGGAAAAACATGCTCGTCATCATCACCGAAGACGACCCGCAGGGCGGCGTGGACCATATCGACGCGCACCGCTCGGTGCTAATGCTGGCCGGACCGTATGTCAAACGGGGTTATGTGTCGGGCACCCACGCCAATTTCGGCTCGATTCTGAAAATGCTGTACAACCTGCTGAACCTCCCGTACGTGAACCAGTACGACGTGACGGCCTCGCTGCTGCAGGATTTCTTTACGGATAAACCCAATTTGACGCCCTACACCGCCGTGCTGCCCGACCCGCGCGTTTTCAATCCGCAGAAGGCGCTCGACATTTACAAAAAGACCTTCGACTGGAAAGCCATTCAGCAGGGACCCAAGCTCGACGATCCGGATGAACAGCGGGCGGAGCACTACAGGCAGCAGGAAAATTGA
- a CDS encoding efflux RND transporter periplasmic adaptor subunit: protein MSIYPLLIASLLALSACQSTQPSEDESDAENAPSANSDVISITTEQASSLGLQVGAVQQITVSDEVRATGIVDVPPQYRASVSAPIAGIVKSISVLPGQAVRKGQSLLTLQSLEYVQMQQDYLQAASQTELLAKELERQRTLTSEEVGARKRLQQAEADYRANQAVLNGLGTKLTLLGTPLATLRAGRIQPALTVRAPISGHVSSTAVNLGQDVSPATALIDLINREHMHLELKVYEKDALKIRKGQPILITDKRIDNQPVRGTVFLVGQDLQGEDRTINIHGHITNRQQEARLLPGLYLTASILTGSRRAMTVPEDAVVRRGETGFLFVETARNQYRRVPVRIGAGQNGQLEIQPLQDTRLTRVVLKGAYGLAGELTKGEEE from the coding sequence ATGAGCATTTACCCACTTCTCATAGCTTCCTTACTGGCACTGTCTGCCTGCCAGTCGACTCAGCCTTCGGAGGACGAGTCCGACGCCGAAAACGCGCCTTCGGCCAATTCGGATGTTATTTCAATCACTACCGAACAGGCCTCCTCTCTTGGTCTTCAGGTCGGCGCCGTACAGCAGATAACCGTCAGCGACGAAGTGCGCGCCACCGGCATAGTCGATGTACCGCCACAATACCGCGCTTCGGTCAGCGCCCCGATTGCCGGCATTGTCAAAAGCATCTCTGTGTTGCCTGGACAGGCCGTTCGGAAGGGGCAGTCGTTGCTCACTCTCCAAAGCCTGGAATATGTACAAATGCAGCAGGACTACCTGCAGGCCGCCAGTCAGACAGAATTACTGGCAAAAGAGCTTGAGCGCCAGCGAACCCTGACCAGTGAAGAGGTCGGGGCCCGTAAACGACTCCAGCAGGCAGAGGCCGACTACCGCGCCAATCAGGCTGTCCTGAACGGGCTGGGAACGAAATTGACGCTGCTCGGGACACCGCTGGCGACTCTCCGGGCGGGCCGAATCCAGCCGGCTCTGACCGTGCGCGCGCCCATCTCGGGTCATGTTTCCAGTACGGCCGTCAACCTCGGTCAGGATGTAAGCCCTGCCACAGCACTTATCGACCTGATTAACCGGGAACACATGCATCTGGAGCTCAAGGTTTACGAGAAAGACGCCCTGAAAATCCGGAAAGGTCAGCCCATTCTGATTACGGACAAACGCATCGACAACCAGCCAGTGCGGGGAACCGTTTTTCTGGTTGGGCAGGATTTGCAGGGAGAAGACCGGACCATCAACATTCACGGACACATCACCAATCGACAGCAGGAAGCGCGGCTGCTGCCAGGGCTCTACCTGACGGCCAGTATTCTGACCGGTTCAAGGCGGGCGATGACCGTCCCGGAAGATGCGGTGGTCAGGCGGGGGGAAACCGGGTTTCTGTTTGTCGAAACGGCCCGAAATCAGTACCGCCGCGTACCCGTCCGGATTGGAGCCGGGCAGAACGGCCAGCTGGAGATCCAACCGCTTCAGGACACCCGTTTGACCCGAGTCGTGCTGAAAGGAGCCTACGGGCTGGCGGGCGAACTGACCAAAGGCGAAGAGGAATAA
- a CDS encoding CusA/CzcA family heavy metal efflux RND transporter: MFDAIIRFSIRNKLLIGAMMLALLGWGGFAAYNLPVDAVPDITNNQVVVITQTPALAAQETERFITAPLELAMANLQDVVEIRSVSRLGLSVLTIVFSEDTDILKARQLVSEQLTTARQNIPAEFGQPFLAPITTGLGEIYQYTLVPKPGYESRYSLSELRTIQDWIVKRQLAGIPGVIEISSFGGYVKQYEISADPDRLRAVGVSLTELTEAVSRNNANTGGSYIEKTGQAYFIRGEGATRDLREIGDILVRNHNGVPLRVSDIAEVRYGHAVRFGALTRNGSREVVGGIVLMLKGADSETTIKGVQERIGRIQKTLPEGLSVEPFIDRTKLISKTIRTVVTNLIEGGLIVVAVLIVLMGSWRAGLVVASVIPLAMLFTLGMMYTLGISANLMSLGAIDFGLIVDGSIIVVEAVLHTLFGAAHLRGRTLSQTEMDETVFQSASSIRQSAAFGEIIILIVYLPILALTGIEGKMFRPMAMTVSFAILAALILSLTYVPMIATLVLSKKIDSKKTLADRFMEWLYRHYEPLLRRALRWRKTTAGLAVALFGGTLILFGQLGGEFVPTLDEGDMAIDFRTASGTSLNATVEATLKAEQALMRHFPEINQIVGRVGASEIPTDPMPVEMADLMINMKDRSEWKAAKNREEMAEKMSEVLSREVPGTSAEFTQPIQMRFNEMMTGVRSDVVVKIFGEDLDTLFHRANACARLIEKIDGVASCKVEQVVGLPQINVQYDRAKLAQYNISIADANQLLRTAFAGEMTGVVFEGEKRFDVVVRLDSAYRKDIQNVRNLVLPLPGGGSLPLEEVAAISYQLAPAQISRDGTKRRITIGVNIRGRDVESVVADVQKRIESRVSLPAGYYFTYGGAFENLQEAKQRLIIAVPIALFLIFMLLFITFRSLREALLIFSSIPLAAVGGILALWLRGMPFSISAGVGFIALFGVAVLNGIVLISYLNHLEKEGDHNLYERILHGVQVRFRPVILTAAVASLGFLPMALSGTAGAEVQKPLATVVIGGLITATLLTLVVLPVLYSLFGRKKPKAQGPALATVVLLSVSLSAVAQQPAASVGQTPSVLSLREALETGLKQNPQILTRQLEVQGQRALLPTAFDPPRAVVDGQFGQTQASTFDYTVSGFQTFAMPGVYRAQRQVLQTAVTTAEQRTVIQRASLAADIKRTYYQLLHDFQLLRLIQQQDSLYRQASRAAAIRLRTGETNRLEAVSATSRQQGSQLRLVTLRAAIQSNQQALQLLLNSTTPVLADTLTPLRRDPPVDSGGVDGNPVVGLFEQQLVLSRQQTALERLRLRPDFQVGYLNQSILRTAGYQAFLVGMAIPLFAKAQKARITASRISEQISETQLDYTRTQLRGQIEQLLRASQAAQTSLQFFEQSALPQAQLILTTALRSYQNGEIDYVELFQNTQQAYQIREQYLTALLSYSLLTIRVEELIGIQQ; encoded by the coding sequence ATGTTTGACGCCATTATCCGGTTTTCTATCCGGAACAAACTCCTCATTGGCGCGATGATGCTCGCCCTGCTGGGCTGGGGTGGGTTCGCTGCCTACAACCTTCCCGTCGACGCCGTTCCTGACATTACCAACAACCAGGTTGTGGTCATCACGCAGACACCCGCCCTGGCTGCCCAGGAAACCGAGCGTTTCATTACGGCACCACTCGAACTGGCGATGGCTAACCTGCAGGACGTGGTCGAAATTCGGTCGGTTTCCCGGTTGGGGCTGTCGGTCCTGACCATCGTTTTTTCGGAAGACACCGATATCCTGAAAGCCCGCCAGCTTGTTTCGGAGCAACTGACCACGGCCCGGCAGAACATCCCGGCGGAGTTTGGTCAGCCTTTTCTGGCCCCGATTACTACCGGCCTGGGCGAAATCTACCAGTACACGCTGGTTCCGAAGCCGGGCTACGAAAGCCGCTACAGTCTTTCTGAACTGCGCACGATTCAGGACTGGATCGTCAAACGACAGCTGGCGGGCATTCCCGGTGTCATCGAAATCAGCAGTTTTGGCGGATATGTGAAGCAGTATGAAATCAGCGCCGACCCCGACCGGCTACGGGCCGTGGGCGTCAGCCTGACCGAACTGACGGAAGCCGTCAGCCGCAACAACGCCAATACGGGCGGCAGTTATATCGAAAAAACCGGACAGGCTTACTTCATCCGGGGCGAAGGGGCCACCCGCGACCTCCGCGAAATCGGCGACATTCTCGTCCGAAACCACAACGGCGTTCCGCTGCGGGTGAGCGACATTGCGGAGGTCCGGTACGGGCATGCGGTGCGGTTCGGGGCCCTGACCCGCAACGGAAGCCGTGAGGTCGTCGGCGGCATTGTACTGATGCTGAAAGGCGCCGATTCGGAAACGACCATCAAAGGCGTGCAGGAACGCATCGGCCGGATTCAGAAAACCCTTCCCGAGGGCCTGAGCGTGGAGCCGTTTATCGACCGGACCAAGCTCATTTCCAAAACCATCCGGACCGTCGTGACCAACCTGATCGAAGGCGGGCTGATCGTCGTTGCCGTTCTGATTGTGCTGATGGGCAGCTGGCGGGCGGGGCTGGTGGTCGCCTCGGTGATTCCGCTGGCGATGCTTTTTACGCTCGGTATGATGTACACGCTCGGCATCTCGGCCAACCTGATGAGTCTGGGAGCCATCGACTTTGGCCTGATCGTAGACGGCTCGATCATCGTGGTGGAAGCCGTTCTGCACACGCTCTTCGGCGCAGCCCACCTGCGCGGCCGCACACTGAGCCAGACCGAAATGGACGAAACCGTGTTCCAGTCGGCCAGCAGCATCCGGCAGTCGGCGGCTTTTGGCGAAATCATCATCCTCATTGTCTACCTCCCGATTCTGGCGCTGACGGGTATTGAGGGGAAGATGTTTCGGCCGATGGCGATGACGGTCAGCTTTGCCATTCTGGCCGCCCTGATTCTGTCGCTGACGTACGTGCCCATGATCGCCACGCTGGTTTTATCGAAGAAAATCGATTCGAAAAAAACGCTCGCCGACCGGTTCATGGAATGGCTCTATCGTCATTACGAGCCGCTGCTCCGGCGCGCCCTTCGCTGGCGCAAAACGACGGCCGGGCTGGCAGTGGCCCTTTTTGGGGGAACCCTGATTCTGTTCGGCCAGCTGGGCGGGGAATTTGTACCCACGCTCGACGAAGGGGATATGGCCATTGATTTCCGCACGGCCTCCGGCACCTCCCTGAACGCAACGGTTGAAGCGACCCTGAAAGCCGAACAGGCCCTTATGCGGCATTTCCCCGAAATCAACCAGATTGTCGGCCGGGTAGGCGCTTCGGAAATTCCGACGGACCCTATGCCGGTCGAAATGGCTGACCTGATGATTAACATGAAAGACCGCTCGGAGTGGAAGGCCGCTAAAAACCGGGAAGAAATGGCCGAAAAAATGAGTGAGGTCCTGAGCCGCGAAGTACCCGGTACCTCTGCGGAATTCACCCAACCCATTCAGATGCGGTTCAACGAAATGATGACGGGCGTGCGCTCGGATGTGGTCGTGAAAATTTTTGGGGAAGACCTCGATACGCTTTTTCACCGGGCCAATGCGTGCGCCCGGCTGATTGAAAAGATCGACGGCGTGGCTTCCTGCAAGGTCGAACAGGTGGTAGGTCTACCCCAGATCAACGTGCAGTACGACCGGGCCAAACTTGCCCAGTACAATATCTCCATCGCCGATGCCAACCAGTTGCTCCGCACGGCCTTTGCGGGCGAGATGACCGGCGTTGTCTTTGAAGGCGAAAAGCGGTTTGACGTTGTCGTGCGGCTGGATTCGGCGTACCGGAAAGACATTCAGAACGTCCGGAATCTGGTGCTGCCGCTGCCCGGCGGAGGCAGTCTGCCTCTCGAAGAGGTAGCCGCCATCAGCTACCAGCTCGCCCCCGCTCAGATTTCCCGCGACGGCACCAAGCGCCGCATCACCATTGGCGTCAACATCCGGGGGCGCGACGTAGAAAGTGTGGTGGCCGACGTACAGAAACGGATTGAGTCGCGGGTGAGCCTGCCCGCCGGGTACTACTTCACCTACGGAGGCGCTTTTGAGAACCTGCAGGAAGCCAAACAGCGGCTGATTATTGCGGTGCCTATCGCCCTGTTCCTGATTTTTATGCTGCTGTTTATTACGTTCCGGTCACTGCGGGAAGCCCTGTTGATTTTCAGTTCGATTCCGCTGGCGGCGGTGGGCGGCATTCTGGCTCTGTGGTTGCGCGGCATGCCGTTTAGTATTTCGGCAGGCGTTGGGTTTATCGCGCTTTTTGGCGTGGCGGTATTAAACGGCATTGTCCTGATCAGCTATTTGAATCATCTGGAAAAAGAAGGCGACCATAACCTCTACGAGCGAATCTTGCACGGGGTTCAGGTGCGCTTCCGGCCGGTGATTCTGACGGCGGCGGTAGCCTCATTGGGTTTCCTGCCAATGGCGTTGTCGGGAACGGCCGGGGCCGAAGTGCAAAAGCCGCTGGCGACGGTCGTCATTGGCGGGCTGATTACGGCTACGCTGCTGACGCTGGTCGTGCTGCCGGTGCTATACAGTTTGTTTGGGCGGAAAAAACCGAAGGCGCAGGGCCCGGCGCTGGCGACCGTCGTGCTGCTTTCTGTTTCCCTGTCGGCGGTGGCTCAACAACCGGCGGCATCCGTCGGCCAGACACCAAGCGTGCTTTCCCTGCGGGAAGCGCTGGAAACCGGCCTGAAGCAGAACCCGCAAATCCTGACGCGACAACTCGAAGTACAGGGCCAGCGGGCGCTGCTGCCGACGGCGTTCGACCCACCCCGGGCAGTGGTGGATGGGCAATTTGGGCAAACGCAGGCTTCCACTTTCGATTATACCGTGAGTGGGTTCCAAACCTTTGCGATGCCGGGCGTTTACCGGGCTCAGCGGCAGGTTCTGCAAACCGCCGTCACCACGGCCGAACAGCGGACAGTCATCCAGCGAGCCTCCCTGGCCGCCGACATCAAACGGACGTATTACCAGCTCCTTCATGACTTCCAGTTGTTACGACTCATCCAGCAGCAGGACAGCCTGTACCGGCAGGCGTCCCGGGCGGCGGCGATCCGCCTGCGGACGGGCGAAACCAACCGGCTGGAAGCGGTTTCGGCAACATCCCGCCAGCAGGGCAGTCAGTTGCGGCTGGTTACGCTCCGGGCGGCGATTCAAAGCAACCAGCAGGCGCTGCAACTGCTGCTGAATAGTACGACACCCGTACTAGCGGATACCCTCACGCCCCTGCGCCGGGACCCTCCGGTGGATTCAGGCGGCGTTGACGGAAATCCGGTGGTGGGGCTGTTCGAGCAGCAGCTGGTTCTCAGTCGCCAGCAGACGGCCCTGGAACGACTGCGGCTGCGCCCGGATTTTCAGGTTGGGTACCTCAATCAGTCGATTCTGCGGACGGCGGGTTATCAGGCGTTTCTGGTCGGTATGGCGATTCCGCTTTTTGCCAAAGCGCAGAAAGCCCGGATTACGGCCTCCCGCATTAGCGAACAGATTAGCGAAACTCAGCTTGATTATACCCGTACCCAGTTGCGGGGGCAGATCGAACAGTTATTGCGGGCTTCGCAGGCGGCGCAGACTTCCCTGCAATTCTTCGAACAGTCTGCCCTGCCGCAGGCTCAGTTGATTCTGACGACGGCTCTGCGCAGCTACCAGAACGGCGAGATTGACTATGTCGAACTGTTTCAGAACACCCAGCAGGCTTATCAGATTCGGGAGCAATACCTGACGGCCCTGCTGTCGTATTCTCTATTGACGATTCGCGTAGAAGAGTTAATTGGTATTCAGCAATAA
- a CDS encoding SPW repeat domain-containing protein gives MIRFIPTKVHGVIDYAAGATFMASPWLFGFADDTAATYVPVGIGVAALGTSLFTDYELGAVRKIPMEGHLAGDIAQGVAFLAAPYVFGFARRVKWPHLLFGAFAIGAGLLTKTQVGR, from the coding sequence ATGATACGCTTCATTCCGACAAAAGTTCATGGTGTGATTGATTACGCCGCCGGGGCTACTTTTATGGCCTCCCCCTGGCTTTTTGGTTTTGCCGACGATACGGCGGCTACGTACGTGCCCGTAGGCATCGGGGTGGCGGCCCTCGGCACGTCGCTGTTTACCGATTACGAACTGGGGGCCGTCCGCAAGATTCCGATGGAGGGCCATCTGGCGGGCGATATTGCGCAGGGCGTCGCGTTCCTGGCGGCCCCGTACGTCTTTGGTTTTGCCCGACGGGTCAAATGGCCGCACCTGTTGTTTGGGGCTTTTGCCATCGGGGCGGGGCTGCTGACCAAAACGCAGGTGGGCCGCTAG